The Salmo salar chromosome ssa06, Ssal_v3.1, whole genome shotgun sequence sequence tcagctatcagagcagcttacagatcattgcacctgtacgtagcccatctgtacaatagcccatccaactacctcatccccatattgttatttattttatttatatttgtaacattttttgctcctttgcaccacagtatctctacttgcacattcatcttctccacatctcactccagtgtttatttgcgaaattgtaattatttcaccactacggcctatttattgccttacctccttaatcttacttcatttgcacacactgtatatagacttttgtattgtgttattgactgtacatttgtttattccatgtgtaactctgtgttgttgtttgtgtcacactgctttgctttatcttggccaggtcgcagttgtaaatgagaacttgttctcaactggcttacctggttgaataaaggtgaaataattttttttttaaatactgtatGTGGGAATGTCTTATGTCCGTCCTACATGTAGTGTTGGTACATGGAATATTCCTCAACTGCCTATATCATAAATTGCTATTGCAAATAGAAGTATTCTGTTCaacaactgacattttcagatattattttgACAAACACACTTTGGTGCTTACAATTCGTTCTCTATTGTCATAGATTTGGTGGGCACTGTCATCTGATCTTTGTGATATGACTTTCTTTCAGCATGTACTGATGAAACTGTCCCTTAATATTTTTGTTCTTAAAGTCTACAAACGCTCTACATGTATTCACTCTGTGATAAGGTTGGATCCTAATATGCTACTTTTATTATTGTCCTGTAAATGGTTCAGCGCATATAATTTAGGATGTGTGTAGAATGGGGCATAAAGGAAATTACTTCTACTAATAAATTACTACTAGATTATAGTGATAAGGAAAACGGCATGCAAATTTGGCCTGTGTATTCATTTGCGTATAACTAATCATATTTCCATTATTTTTACATAAAAAAGAGAGTACTTCAAAACGAGAAGATCCTGCCATGGAAAAGACGACTGGGTGGACATAAAGTGGAAAGGAGGGGAAATAACTCACACCATGCAGCAGGACACCTTCAGCAGTGGGGTCTTTGTAATGCAGGTTTGATAGTTATATTTTTAATAATTAATGGTTAGCTGTTACGTGACAATTAGGTCAAAAACTTTATTTTACTTTTGGTGTAGATGGCCaaggaagttgcacagaacttcCCCAACATCCCCTCCCAAATTCATATGGAACCTTCAAAAACACATGGAGCAACTTCAAAAAGAAATGGCTGTGGATATTCAAAAAATGTCTGGTATGtaatgacatttaattcaaagtaaatgtaaattctTTATTTTTATGTAGTTGTGTCAGACAGCCATATGTTCAGTTCATGCCTATGATTTCAGAGTTCAACAAAGCCAACAACTGATTCATGTGTGCCGCTGATAAAGAACCTGGATGTGGCCCAAAGACTGACTGGGTTAGTAACTTTATTTAACATGTTTATAATCTTTTTGACAACAGTGACGACATGTAAGACAATTTATGATATAACCCAATGGATGGCTAATTCGTCATTCATCATACTGCAttgatatttgatattatttATAACGTGTTAggctttgttttgttttgattgAATGTTTTGCATGCCAACGGTGGTTCCATGTGCTGTAACTAGGAATGAAGACAAAAGAGTTCAACAGAGTAAAGAACACAAACTGGAAGTGCagtctttgttgttgaaaatgTATCCTATACCCCATCCACACTGAAGAGGCTCTGAAATGTACATCAACCAGGGATAAAGAGAAAGTTAACACTGTGAAATGTTTCATACTTCATTTAAGTTAAGTGTCTGTTGACATGTTGGAAAAGATTAAAGGTCTACAATTTCTGTTTCATTTGTCAATATTGCATTTTTATTCATTGATTTACTGGCCACTATTACTGTGGTTACATGTTCAGTATATGTATTGACCAGCAAACCCACTGCAGCCTACCTCACTagctcactctccatccctgctttggacaattaatagcatGACTCTCGTACTTTGCCCTTTTCCTTTATGGTTGATTATTAACGATGAAAGGAGatattatctgtctctctctcctattgtgtACCGCTGTTAAATACTgtgaaaaaattaaaaaacagggAAAATAAATACTTAGAACTACCAATTATTGTAGATAAATATTAAAGAAAAGGGTAAACACAACACTGGACTGAACCCCCTAATTGTCAAACCAATATTAATGTACAACAATATAGAAGATACATGACTAGAGGTTATGCAATATGGGTGTATATCCACTGCATGCTTCATAGTTGTGTAAttgacatgaccaaggagctattgcaaATTTGAAACTATGAAAAATGTACGTTACACCGCGTGATTTTACAGTACACAAACAagagtgtgcaatatagaagggtagtcagcggacattaggtcacatgaccaagaagCTATTGAAAttatacattttgaaaaattcatgtaaaatcatATGAGATGAAAATAGACAAActgaagggtgtgcaatgtgtagggccACTGAGTGGActttctgaaccttgtttgaagtcactagGTCGCATGACCAACGAGCTATTGAAATTTTACATTTGGAAAAATTCTTGTAAAATCATGTGATGAAagtggacaaactaaagggtgtgcaatgtgtgtctaaGCCATCGGGTTAGCTACAACCTGTTTTGAAAGTGTTAGGAGTAATGGTTAACCTATTGAAATTTTAACATTTTGATTTGTCACTAAGTTGACAgtccctaactgctgttggtggacgTAAGGAAAACTACAGGCGAATATCCGTAGAATATCCAAtctgaaactgtctttacctcggttcTGACACTGAAGATTTCGACAAGAGGTAGGCGCTTGGTAGCCCTGACGTGCACTCACAAAAGCCATGATTCTGCTCCAGCACAGCACTCAATACACCAGCTTTTACtgagtatatatacagttgaactcggaagtttacatacaccttagccaaatacatttaaactcagttttcacagttcctgacatttaatcctagtaaaaagtccctgttttaggtcagttaggatcaccactttattttaagaatgtgaaaagtcagaatagtagagagaatgatttatttcagcttttatttcttttatcacattcaccatgggtcagaagtttacatacactcaattagtatttggtagcattgcctttaaattgtttaacttgggtcaaatgtttcaggtagccttccacaagcttcccacaataagttgggtgaattatggctcattcctcctgatagagctggtgtaactgagtcaggtttgtaagcctccttgctcgcacacactttttcagttctgcccacaaatgttctataggatggaggtcagggctttgtgatggccactccaataccttgactttgttgtccttaagccattttgccacaactttggaagtatgcttgtggtcattgtccatttggaagacccatttgcgaccaagctttaacttcctgactgatgtcttgagatgttgcttcaatatatccagataattttcctgcctcatgatgccatctattttgtaaagtacaccagtccctcctgcagcaaagcacccccacaacatgatgctgccgcccccatgcttcactgttgggatggtgttcttcggcttgcaagcctcccctttttcctccaaacataatgatggtcattatggccaaacagttctatttctgttttatcagaccagaggacatttctccaagaagtatgatctttgtccccatgtgcagttgcaaaccgtagtctggcttttttatggcggttttggagaagtggcttcttccttgctgagcggcctttcaggttatggcgatataggactcattttactgtggctatagatacttttgtacctgtttcctccagcatcttcacaaggtcctttgcagttctgggattgatttgcacttttcgcaccaaagtaggttcatctctaggagacagaacgcgtctccttcctgagcggtatgacggctgcgtggtcccatggtgtttatacttgcgtactattgtttgtacagatgaacgtggtaccttcaggcgtttggaaattgctcccaaggatgaacaagaattgtggaggtctacaatttttttctgaggtcttggctgatttattttaattttcccatgatgtcaagcaaagaggcactgagtttgagggtaggccttgaaatacatccacaggtacacctccaattgactcaaatgatgtaaattagcctatcagaagcttctaaagccatgacatcattttctggaattttccaagctgtttaaaggtacagtcaacttagtgtatgtaaacttctgacccactggaattgtgatacagtgaattgtatgtgaaataatctgtttgtaaacaattgttggaaaaattacttgtgtcatgcacaaagtagatgtcttaaacgactttccaaaactatagtttgttaacaagaaatttgtggagtggttgaaaaacgagttttaatgactccaaccaaagtgtatgtaaacttccgacttcaactatataaactcagcaaaaaaaagaaacgtcctctcactgtcaaatgcGTTTATTGTCAGCAAACctaacgtgtaaatatttatattaatataacaagattcaacaacagacataagcTGAACaacttccacagacatgtgactaacagaaatggaataatgtgaccctgaacaaagggggggggggggggtcaaaaacaaaaataacattcagtatctggtgtggccaccagctgcagtgcatctcctcatggactgcacaagatttgccagttcttgctgtgagatgttaccccactcttccaccaaggcacctgcaagttcccggccatttctggggggaatggccctagccctcaccctccgatccaacaggtcccagacgtgctcaatgggattgagatccgggctcttcgctggccatggcagaacactgacattcctgtcttgcaggaattcacacacagaacgagcagtatggctggtagcattgtcatgctggagggccatgtcaggatgagcctgcaggaaaggtACCCCAcgggggaggaggatgtcttccctgtaatgcacagcgttgagattgcctgcaatgacaagctcagtccgatgatgctgtgacacaccgccccagaccatgaaggaccctccacctcgatcccgctccagagtacaggcctcggtgtaacgctcattcctttgacgataatcgcgaatccgaccatcaccctggtgagacaaaaccgcgattcatcagtgaagagcactttttgccagtcctgtctggtccagcgacagtgcccataggcgacgttgttgccggtgatgtctggtgaggacctgtcttacaacaggcctacaagccctcagtccagcctctctaagCCTatagcggacagtctgagcactgatggagggattgtgcgttcctggtgtaactcgggcagttgttgccatcctgtacctgtcccacaggtgtgatgttcagatgtaccaatcctgtgcaggtgttgttacatgtggtttgCCACTGCGagtacgatcagctgtccgtcctgtctccctgtagcgctgtcttaggcgtctcacagtacagacattgcaatttattgccctggccacatctgcagtcctcttgcctccttgcagcatgcctaaggcacgttcatgcagatgagcagggaccctggacatctttcttttagtgtttttccagtcagtagaaaggcctctaatgtcctaagttttcataactgacctCAATTTCCCACCGTCTGTAAgcagttagtgtcttaacgactgttccacaggcgcatgttcattaattgtttatggttcattgaacaagcacaggaaacagtgtttaaaccctttacaatgaagatctgaagtTATTTTGATATTTCTGAATTCTTTTAATGACAGGGTCCTaaaaaaaagggatgtttctttttttgctgagatatAAAATTACCTTGAATAGATTTCAGGTGTGCTAGTGGCTGGGAAACATGCACTTTCAGTAGCTTGGTGACCAATAGGCCATACTGATACAATTAGACCAATATGGTAGCGTGGAAATGGATATGAGCAAGATTGGAAATGCAGTGAAGTACAACAAATTTCCacctttttttttacttgtcAATGCCATGTTCACACAAGTCTGGTTGGGCCAATAAGTGAATTCATGACATGAACATTGTCATATTAACAAGCAGCTTTTGTGAATACCTTTCTACTGCTTTTTATGAGGCATTAATCAGCTGTATTGCTTAATCTCCAACATTTTACACTTGTCAATAAAACCACAAATGAAAACACCagtcaagattttttttttttatacatttattaGTGAAACCAATGAATGCCTAGAATCTAAGCTTCTGGAAGAACCATTTGTTCTTGCCTGTCTTGTACCTGtggatagaagaaaaaaaaactttaGAGAAGGTGTCAATGGAGATGAAAAAGAAAGCCTGATATTTAATTATCCTATAGTAGTTACGCTACTTGTATCATGTGTCAGATATTACCAGGACAAGGAACCTGTGCATTTCTCACAAGTCCTGGTTCCTGGTGTAGGAAAAGACTCACCTCTCCTCAAACTTAATCTTGGCCTCCCGTCTGGCTTTGCGTTTCAGGGCAGGGTCTCTGAAGACATCCTTGTTGACAACGGTTTTGTCCAGAGGAATGTCCACAGAGTATCTGAGCACAGGGAAAAACACAGCAAGAGACTTAAGACACCTACGCCAATTTCCTATAAAGGACAAACACGAGTGGATTAAACTTCTCTATCAACTACTCTGAACATTCCAAGAATCAAGATTGAAAATCAAACCAAGCCATCTATCAAGTTTACTAAGTATGGACAAAATCTGATTGATGCATTTAGAGATTAAATGTGTTGAACAGCCATAGACTTCACTAGCGTGCTGACCCAAACCATACTTTGCTGGCTCAGATTGCTCTTTCCAGCACAACTACTGCAACTATGGTGGATATCGATGCATAACCAAGCCAGCTCAGTACAACTTGGCTTAGGAGTGCGAAAGGGTAGTTCTTCACATCCAACAGAATAGGGTCCACTCAGTACACCATCTATACATTCCTTGATATCGCATCCTACTTAATAGATACCTGCCAGTTTGGCCACTGCCAGAATTCCATGATAATGTAGACTAATTTAATGGATGCAATACTGCTAGTCACCTACAGTTTAGTCTCACATGTCAGCAGGTACTCCCATCCTATATTCCCCATGTCCACCTGGCACTGACCTGGTGGGCATTAGGTGATTGTAGTTGTACACCTTTACGAAGGCCTTGATCTTGGACCTCTTGGCAACCTTCTTCTTGCCCATGGTTGTGGTCACTTTGCGGGGGTAGCGGTCAATGCCCGAGACCAGTGCGTGGCTATAAGGGCGGTCTGAGGTGCCATCGTCAATGTTCTGTAGGAAGAGAATCAATATATAGTTAACTGTTCAGTTACGCGTTTATTGCAAGATGATTGTCCAAGCAAACAGTAACTAATCAAACTGGGAGTGAAATATGCACATTTAACAATAGCTCAGGAACAAACTTACCTTGACGATAACAGCTTTACGCCCAGCGTAGCGCCCAGCAAGGACCATCACCACCTTCCCAGGTTTCATGAACTTGCCCATCTCTGGGTGACAAGAGAAGTGAGTTACAAAAGAAAAGCATTATTACTAAGACAAGATGCTATGGAATGGTCAATGTGGGACAATATTCACTGCTTTTAGATTTCTGTAGAATCTTTGTTATCTACAGAATATCGGTATGCTATTAGCTAAACTAGCTACGTCAGCTTGGACGTCAGATGACCAATGACTGAACGAGATTGCAGGAGCAACAACGACGTAAAGTAGCAAAGAAAAAAGTATTATGAAAAGTTAAACTGCATAATGTCTTGACTGAAGTAGGTGTTAACCAACGTTCTtttgctgtttttcagcattGGGTAAatttgactcgttctattgtccagcctagcTAGACAGTCATCACTGTTTATTTACCTAGCTAACTTAACGTTACCATCCAGGCGAGATGTTGTATACATTcatacaaatacatttaaataggcAACCGAACATATTGTGGTTATCCGATTATATAAATTACATAACCGAAGTGGTTGGTTTTGAATCGACATGAACCTCATCAAGCAAGCTGCCATGTTGAAACGCTAGCTATATGGATAGCGGACACTATATAAAAGCACACATTTTTCCAATATAAATGTCAAATTAAGGGAAATGATCCCCAAACCGGGATCTTAAACGTATAGTTTAGGGTAAAAAACTATTAAGAAGTATGTAAACGCCAGGATTTATCAAGATGGTTTAAGATTATTGAGTTGAGAAATTAACTCACTGGTGCTATTCTGTGGCCACCGCTAGCAGGAAAGGAAGTTGAGAAGATTTTCGTGACCTTTCACATCAAATCAACGATGCGTCATTTCCGCCGAGCGGAACACCTCTATGCTCAGAACTGGTCCTGGAACAGTTCCTTTATTTTGGaa is a genomic window containing:
- the LOC106595784 gene encoding 60S ribosomal protein L27; its protein translation is MGKFMKPGKVVMVLAGRYAGRKAVIVKNIDDGTSDRPYSHALVSGIDRYPRKVTTTMGKKKVAKRSKIKAFVKVYNYNHLMPTRYSVDIPLDKTVVNKDVFRDPALKRKARREAKIKFEERYKTGKNKWFFQKLRF